AGACTGATTTTTCAGGGCCGGTTCCTACATGGCAACGTCACACTAGGAGGTAAGAGACACGGCCCGATGCAAGCCTTTTACTttcctgtgtgtttctttttttagtatttCACATGTACAAAATGGACTTGTTTAAAGCTTTATCTATTGTTTACGTGAAGATTATTTTGCTTCTCAAGAAGAATATTAAAATGTTGGTTATTGGCTGAGAATTACACTTTCATAGTGTCAGTAACCAGTGTTCACATACTGTACCCTTTCTTGAATAGCCTTGAAGTTGCCTCCTGGCCGAACAACTGTTATGCACTTGGTTGCCAGAGAGACACTGCCAGAGCCTAACTCCCATGGTAAGAGCTGAATTGTCCCTTTGGCAGtccctttacacacacatccagaccATGCTTGAATGTGTGGGTTCTTTCTTTGTCTTAGATTCTTTTTGGCTATTAATCTTCGACAGCATATTCATGTACTCTTCAAACCCATATGGTGCTTTTTTTCTGGGGAGGTGCAGCATAAAACTGATTTGGTGCCATATGTGCAATTGAGATATGAGGGTTTTAAAACTCTTCTTcgaaaaacatattttaataaaagcagtgaCACACTAATTATTTATCCTTTATCCGCACTTGGATTTCTACACTTCCCAGAACGgctatatttcttttattagaGTTACGTGGAGATTATCTGTAACTCTCAGTATGAATAGAAATGTCATTTTACGTTGCATCACGTCTTCCCAAAGCTCATCTTTTAAGGGCTCATGTTTCTGTATATAAAGTTGTGGAAGTACGACAGTGTGGAAACAGTGAAAGGGTGTGTTACTCAAACTTGTGAAATAACCTCCTGAGCCAACAGCCTGTTCTATGGTATTATCAGGGGTGGGGCTTTTAGATGAATTATATGGAGCACAGTTGCTATGTCTGGAGAACTAAAGTGCTTAGTGGCAGTGTTACAGGTTGTATATGACgaaaaccatttacatcagacGATCTGGTTACGCCAACAAAGATTAAGCTTTAAATTAGATTAAAtaagagattgtgtgtgagaggcaTTGTGTGTAAGCCTGTGGTTATGATGCTGGCTTTTGTTTTGTGACAAACTCTGATTTAAACTCCTGTTTGTCCCTTATTTTAAAGTTTTTGAAATACGAGATGGACGACACATTTTTCATGGTTGTCGAacaaatattcacacacaataTTTTCTTATCCAGGCATTGAAAATAATGATTTGGGAATGAATCAAACATCATAAACCTAGTTTTTCTGATGTAATGGTTTCTAATAGTTATTTAACTTGACCTGTGATAACAACATTAATTGTTTTGGTTGTATTAAGATTGTGGCTTAACAGCCAAAATTTGACACCCAcaagaagggtttttttttttatatatagtttCATTAGCTTGCTGTTCAGAACAGCTTTAAAAGCTCCAGATATGTGTGCACTGATACAACAATAGACTTTCCTTTGAAAGAGCCAAGTTACATTCCTCAGTGTTTTAACAAGCACTTAATGGTTGATCTATTAAACATCTACATTATGTAAGGGCGATATTtgctttcacttcacttgatAGCAACCTTTTATTTTCTAACTTAATGGTAACATAAATCCTGAACCATTTGCCTTTGAGGTAAACAAAAGCTAAaggaaaaacaataaataaccaaaaaaaacacactagtTTGGAGATGTCTGATGATGGTTTCCTAATaaatgtatattactgtaaaggatatctcttttttgttttttacctcGTAGTCTACCTCATGTAGCAGTTCTGAAATCTCAATAGAAACAAAATGCTGTCTGGTAGATTTTTGGGTACTTTGTTAGAGCAGTGATTTTTGCCTGctgttcatttgtttgcttttgtctttttttttttcttcttcttcttttttttaaggccAAAGAAACCGGGAGAAGACTACAGAAAGCAGCTGCTGCTTACTGCTGTAAAACAAGAGAAACCACCTTCCTGATCCCTGAACATGCCTTCTATTCCTCTGTCCCTGCTCCCTTTTTTCTGCTCGCCAACCTGTGATGCATTCTGAATGATTATAGAATGGCTCAGAGGGTCAGATCAATTTTTCATTCACTTTATTCCTGTATAGTAGCTGGAAACCTTCTGTGCCAAGTACTCggattcattctttcatttgcCCTGTTTTCTTGCCAAATGACTTTTTGCTTAGTAAAACCATGATCCTTTGTACATAGATCTCTATTAAAAATCCAAATATCAAATATCCATATAACTAAAAGGAAAATATAAATTAGGAGTGTGAGAAACTGTTAGGAATTTCCTGTACTCTAGAGGGAATATCAAGGTCCCTTTCTCCACATACACATAGAGTCTTGTCTGACTGAAACAGTGGTTTTGGACGTGGCTCAGCTCTTAAGGGCTAGCTGGCACATAAACTCACACATCTGATCACCACCATTGATTGTGCTTTACTCAGACTGAAGCCCACAATGGTTAACAGAACATCACTTCCTCACTTCGCAGCTGACAACACAAACCATTTGGAAATCTCTTGCTTTATACAAATAGGATGAGAGAGAGTTTGCCCTAACATTATTGGTGGACTGACGGGACTTGCCATGACCACCCCATATGCCTTTTGATGCTGGACCAAGCAAGAGTTGAAGAGAACTCAATCATaaggctttttttcccccccgatGTGACGGCTATGTCGACACCTGTGCATGCCCTAGTCTAGTGTTTTCTTACCTTGGGTGTGTACCTGACTTCTTGGAAAAACTGTTCACCTCTTGTGTGCTCGGAAGGTCTGTCTGCCTGAAAAGGAAGTGAAAAGGTTGCCATATGTGCTCGAACTGTGAGAAACTCATCATCTCCTTAGCCACATAGACGCACTTTGTCTGCTAAGATGTCCTGAGGGACAGTCACCACCGTCTGATgcaaagaataataaaaagggAATCGTCAGTGGGCTCCTGCCTGAAAGCCTTAGCCATAAAGGCTGCATTGTAAGCATGGTGGATTCCTGGAGCACCCCGATGAGCTCCACTGGCATCGGAAAAGACTGCAAGTAAACAGGGGGTGGCTTCCCTTAATGGGCCCCACCATGGGGTTAGGAGGAAAAATGGGTGTTTTATTTCCTAATGTTTGTATgctgtctgcttttcttttgACTTCAAATTGTggagaattaatattaatattaataacaatggAATTCTAAACAAAGTTATTTGTAAtcttgtgtctgtgtatttccGCTTTTAATTGCTACACATTTAAAAGTCgactggtgtgagtgtgagacggGTTTTTGAAGAGGGATGGCCCAAATGATATGGGGGATCAGATCAGTTTGGGCAACAATGTCCAGTGGTCTTCACTCTTCCTTTGAGTGGTCATCCctcagtgagtgtgtattaaaaAATGTCATTGCTATAAAATTAGCTGCagaatattaaatgtaaaaatacagTATGCCTAAAATCCtgtattataaattaataaaaaaaaatctttcaacTAATCTGTGTCTAATGATCCTTTATTGATTTTCATGGAGGAAGGatttcttaaatatatatatatattatattatattatttatttatttttttttcaatcctgCTTTACTAGGCTCTCTGACTTTGCACTGTAGATGGCAGTGTTGCTCTGGTTCTCTGAGTAGGTTTCCAAATCCCTTTTATCTGTAGACGTCATGCTCAGCACCTCCAGCCTCAAAATTCTTGCCACTGGCACTGTATCAGGAATGAATACTAATCAAGCAGTGATGTAACGCTGAGTGGATGGAATCGTTTTATTAGCTTCCATTTTGTGATTATTCAGATTTCTGGAGGGTAAAGGCGAGTTTATGCTTTTATGGTCTTGTTTTCTGGATGCAGACCACACATTATGCCTGAGAATGTTAATCAGACTCTGTGAAGCTGtccatgtgtgtacatgtgtcttAGCTACTGTCTAATACCAGTCTTGAGTGCTGAACAGCGTTCATGTCAATATAATATGCTTGCATTCTTATTTTTCAAAATTGGTGCTTGCCTGATTCTGAAAGAGTCTTTCATGATGTATAGCTGAAAGAGATCCAACTTTCCAGTTGACACTGGCAGAGAAGTGAAGGAAAAGGAATGGACCAGATGGTCCAGGCTGCCTAAGCACACATTTCTTACTAGTGAAGTGTGAGGTCTTGTCCAATGTACTTGCTATCAAGATACATTTAACTGTTTAAGCACAAGTTTACAAACTGAAGAGTGTGAAGCATAGTTTTATACCTGTACAGGATCAAAACTTCCTCTTTATGAAGGAAGGGGAAAAAGTCCAGGGTTGACTTGGATATGAGGGAGGAGTATGTGCTGCAACTAGTTTTGCTGCGTGGCTTGTGGAGGATTTGGATCAGAGCTGTGGGAGTGATGGGGCAGCTGCATCACAATTCCATTTCCTCTCCGTCTCTGTGGTTTGGCTCTAGGGAAAAGCCTACTATGTAAAGAAGGGATGTATTTGCAATGGTGGCCAGTTATCTTAGAATTTGTTTAACCTCATTTAAGAGTCATTTTCCTTCATGTTCAGAGAGCTTTGATTTCTCATTTTGGGCCTTCTGATAGAAAATGCCTCTGATTATGCTCTTAATATGGATAGGTTCATTTACTTTATAGTCCTTAGATCTGTGATGTCTTATGAAACTCGTGTTTTTATGTAATGTGATCCTGGAGGAACGTTTTATTTCAggatgtactgcatcagctgtaTTTGGTCAAAATGACAACAAAAGCTGCTTGACTACTTCTTCCTGATGTTCTAGTTCCACATTCCTCCTGAATGCATGATCAGCATTTTAACTGAAAACTTCCATCCATCACATTGCACATTTATAAtacatcatttcttttaaaatgttgTCTATCCTAATGGTACATAGGATACAGGCTTCGTGTCTACAACAACAGTAATGCACCCTGTTAATTCTACATGCGTAACACTGGATAGAAGTGAAAAACGTGTGGGACTCGAAACTAGCACAGTTTTGCAGATTTTCAAGATTCTAACTTTTCTGCTGTCTTTGGACAGTCTGAGCAACACCATCTGACAGTTGCTGTTATTAAAACCAGCTGGGTGTTTGTCCACAGTCGAAAATCCAGACTGTGCCTATAGATAGTCACAGAGTGTCTTTTAGTCAATTTGTATTTAAGTCGCTGCTATCTATTCACTTTCTGCTGCTGCTTACATGGGAGTCCCCTGGCATTGATTGAATTATAAATCCCTTTTGGCAAAGGTGGTTTAGTCGTGGGAGAGTTCAGAAGGATCATGTGTATCCATCGTGTGAGTCCATTCTGCACGTGTGTTAAGGGTCACCATGTCAGCGGACTGTGACGCTTACTTCTTGCCTCAGATCCTCCAAGCCTCTCTCCAATCGCAAGTTCATGTTGCTGACGCTACGAGACGGTCGATGGGAAATAAGCACGTAGCTCTTGTCTCCTGGTGATGAAGGCAGGTCAAGCACTAGAATTGTATCCgagtcatgttttatttcattgtttatttaaacagtTTTTGCTTATTCCTGTCACTGAAAAGAAAAGCCAGATGGGAGTAGTTTTTAAACAATATGAGCTCTGTAGCTcctggaaaaagagagaaaagagcagCCCACTGTTGGATGAGCAGGAGCCATATGCTCTGGATCTTCTTAAGGATTCTAGGTGAAAGAATTTCTCACACAGTTTGGAAATGAAGTGTGCAAACAAAATAATGCCTTGTTTTGTCCAACCATTGTTATCTTTCTCACCATCTGTCTGGACAACAGGTCATCTCAGTTAAACGTTAAAGAGCACATTTTATCAAACTAGTTTCAACAGGGTTTCGGATAATATACAGCATTTTTCTTCCTGAAGCAGCGCTACCTTCACTCAAAGGTGTAATTACAGCTTAATTATACTGAGTTTTACTAAACAAGTCTTGATCTGCCAGCAGCATGCACAATGTTTTCAGGTATAGTTTCCAGCATTTTCTTCCCAACTTCGTGTTCTATGTCTCCGTCGCTTTTGGAAGTGCACACCCAAGTGTTGATGACGGTGCTCTTTACCAGTTTAGCTACGTGTTAATGCACTGGAAATGAACCGCTAATCTCTGAATTCAGATTGGTTTTGTTGCCATTCCTTCTTCTAACATGTATACACTATCCTGCCAAAGGTTTGCAGGCACCTGATTATTACATTCAAATGTAACTCTTCCACCAAACTGTTGCCGcaaatttggaagcacacaattgtttaGAATTTCTTTATGTGCTAtaacattacaatttcccttcactggcaCTAAGAGGTCCGAACCTGTCCTAGCATGAcgatgtccctgtgcacaaagcaagcttcTTGAAGACATGCTTTgtcaaggttggagtggaagaacttgaatgtcctgcacagagccctgacttcaaccccactgaacacttttcaGATAAACTGGATCCCAGCATCCCAGGCATCCTTGTCTGACTCCAGTGCCTGACAGTACTGATGATCTTGAGCAAATACCCACAGGCACATTCCAAGTGTAGTGGAAAGGCGTCCCAGAAGAGTGGGTGTTATTATAACAGTGGAATTAAAGCATCATGCATACGTGTGATTGTCAGGTGTTTGCAGACTTAGTGTATGTTTCTCAGGACCATGGTgtaacacacaaagaaacacagtaCACAGGGATAGCATAGCACACAGGTCTGAATATTAACTAGACAGAACAACCGAAGAATTTTATATGGATTAAATGGCAATGTAGGAACATAGCAGTGTTGTTGGGTCAAGGGCCTTGATTATAGATATACTGTAGGAAAACTAAATACTGCAATTGTGGCCATACCATTCTGCCACACTGGGACTGTTAGGATTTGTGTGTTAAAGGCAATGCAAGTTCAATGATCATACATTTCATCATATCATCCAGAATATGCTTGTTTTTGAACCTGGGTTCTTTAAAAGTCTCTTCCTCTTgacatctcagggagtttttttctttgtcgCTGTCTCTGAATTGCTCACTAGGTATTTAAATCTATATCTGGACGTCTATAAGCAGATTTGTGTCTGTAAACaactcaataaaaataaaatggatttgaattcAAGTTTACTCTGTTACAGGTCTGTGCATATCACCTGCATTGTTGACTATGTGTAACTGAGCTTGATGACTGGAAATTGTGGTGAAGCAGACATATGTACTGTAAGATTGGACAGAAATTCTTCTAATTACAGACAAAACATGCCGGTATTGAACAAGATTTTTATCGTTGTTGGtacttataataataactaaataataaagcagagtagcagtttttttttttaaaataaaggaatCAGCAATAATATCACATACAATTGCAAAACCTTAATGTacaagtgtaaaaatataacagtattattattacagatctGGTCTCAAGCTATCATCAGTTAcatcatgagaaacatagacaAGAGTCAGCAGTGCTTAAATCAATCTAGCAAATTAATCTTAACAAACTACAAAAAATGTTAAGAATATTAATTTCATACTTAGCCTAATCTTGAAGTTTTTAGATgttgtaataaaaatgaataaatgtaaagctCACTTAGACAGGACCTATAACATCACTAAGCTCCTGTAACACCGCCGAAGCTTTCAGCTGGTTGACATGATGTTTTGGGTTGGAGCTCACAGCGGTTTTGAGGTTTCGACAGTTCTTGCATCAAAATCTTGAGCAGTATGTCAGAGTTTTCAAAGTCAATGGAGAAGAAATTCACTCCCACTATCACAAAGTTCTTTATCCCATGGATGGAGCATCTGAGGCTGAGACTAACAGTGTGTTACTTTGAAGTCAAACAAATATTGGAAGATCATCTACCCTGCCAGTCTGTTCAGTAAAGCAA
This genomic stretch from Hemibagrus wyckioides isolate EC202008001 linkage group LG08, SWU_Hwy_1.0, whole genome shotgun sequence harbors:
- the ubl3b gene encoding ubiquitin-like protein 3b → MSSPREPQDTVNLRLILVSGKTQDFTFSPNDSATDIARHVFEHWPAGWEEEQVSSPSILRLIFQGRFLHGNVTLGALKLPPGRTTVMHLVARETLPEPNSHGQRNREKTTESSCCLLL